One window of the Maylandia zebra isolate NMK-2024a linkage group LG19, Mzebra_GT3a, whole genome shotgun sequence genome contains the following:
- the ahsa1b gene encoding activator of 90 kDa heat shock protein ATPase homolog 1b, translated as MAKWGEGDPRWIVEERADATNVNNWHWTERDATNWSSDKLKSLLLGLSVENEEGTCEVTEVSKVEGEASINNRKGKLIFFYEWNVKATWTGKSKAGVKYKGTIEVPNLSDENDMEDLDISVSLNKDEPDTLLMNLMKTKGVDKFRDALQSYVGFLKTEFTQGMILPTANGVAKPQSTSQSKAKLDKTEISSSASTATPVNTGVKIPTCKFTLKETFLTSPAELYRVFLNREMVQAFTRGSATVDGEKGGKFRLLDGNILGEFTELVPDEKIVMKWRYNTWPCEHYATITMTFLDRSSETELKVEYRGVPNSQEEQTKEGWKRYYFESIKQTFGYGARLF; from the exons ATGGCGAAGTGGGGAGAAGGAGACCCTCGTTGGATTGTAGAGGAGAGAGCTGATGCGACTAATGTCAACAATTGGCATTG GACGGAAAGAGATGCAACAAACTGGTCATCAGATAAGTTAAAATCTCTGCTTCTTGGATTGAGCGTGGAGAATGAGGAGGGAACGTGTGAAGTGACAGAAGTCAGCAAGGTGGAAGGAGAGGCCTCGATTAATAACCGCAAAGGGAaacttattttcttttatgaGTGGAACGTGAAAGCTACTTGGACTG GAAAGTCAAAAGCAGGAGTCAAGTATAAAGGAACAATTGAAGTTCCAAACCTGTCTGATGAAAATGACATGGAGGATCTTGAT ATTTCTGTATCGTTGAACAAAGATGAACCCGACACGCTGCTGATGAACCTGATGAAAACGAAAGGAGTGGATAAATTCCGCGACGCATTGCAGAGCTACGTTGGGTTCTTAAAAACAG aaTTCACACAGGGGATGATCCTACCCACAGCCAATGGTGTGGCCAAACCACAGTCCACATCACAGTCCAAAGCTAAGCtggataaaactgag ATTTCCTCCTCTGCCAGCACAGCCACTCCCGTCAACACCGGCGTCAAGATCCCCACCTGTAAATTTACATTGAAAGAAACGTTTCTCACCTCACCAGCTGAACTCTACAGGGTCTTTCTGAACAGAGAG ATGGTTCAGGCGTTCACGCGTGGTTCAGCCACAGTGGATGGAGAGAAGGGCGGAAAGTTTCGTCTGCTAGATGGAAATATTCTGGGCGAGTTCACAGAGCTG GTTCCAGATGAGAAAATAGTTATGAAGTGGCGGTATAACACCTGGCCCTGTG aGCACTACGCCACGATCACAATGACGTTCTTGGACCGGAGCAGCGAGACAGAGCTGAAGGTGGAGTATCGAGGCGTCCCAAACAGCCAGGAGGAGCAGACGAAAGAGGGCTGGAAGAGATACTACTTCGAATCTATTAAACAGACATTTGGCTACGGAGCACGGCTCTTCTGA
- the LOC101472252 gene encoding dr1-associated corepressor isoform X1, with protein sequence MSGQKRRYNVRFPARRIRKIMQKDAEVGRMAMAVPVIISRALEIFLKSLLTKTCVITESKLSAVVSVAHMKQCIESEKLFHFLKDLVAQTTPTSQKDNRSMRTNSMKFLLKNHLKWRKWLRKVASTHLTTTRVPASRSSTSAYDCATSGSRCEVTAAPHFIMSPYICLLSLLSWILVTNK encoded by the exons ATGTCCGGACAGAAGAGAAGATATAACGTACGCTTCCCTGCT AGGCGCATCAGAAAAATCATGCAGAAGGACGCTGAGGTGGGCCGGATGGCGATGGCAGTTCCTGTAATCATAT CTCGGGCCTTGGAGATATTCCTGAAGTCTCTGCTGACCAAAACCTGCGTGATTACAGAGTCCAAGCTCAGCGCTGTTGTGTCTGTGGCTCACAT GAAGCAATGCATAGAGTCAGAAAAGCTCTTCCATTTTCTCAAAGACTTGGTAGCACAAACCACGCCTACAAGCCAGAAGGACAACAGAAGCATGA GAACAAACAGCATGAAGTTTCTGTTAAAAAACCACCTGAAGTGGAGGAAATGGCTCCGCAAGGTAGCCTCGACTCACTTGACAACGACTCGAGTGCCAGC GAGTCGGAGCTCTACATCTGCTTATGACTGTGCAACCAGCGGAAGCCGCTGTGAAGTCACAGCAGCGCCTCATTTCATTATGTCTCCTTACATTTGTCTTTTGTCTCTGCTGTCCTGGATTTTGGTCACAAATAAGTGA
- the LOC101472252 gene encoding dr1-associated corepressor isoform X2 codes for MSGQKRRYNVRFPARRIRKIMQKDAEVGRMAMAVPVIISRALEIFLKSLLTKTCVITESKLSAVVSVAHMKQCIESEKLFHFLKDLVAQTTPTSQKDNRSMSMWPLYRNKQHEVSVKKPPEVEEMAPQGSLDSLDNDSSASESELYICL; via the exons ATGTCCGGACAGAAGAGAAGATATAACGTACGCTTCCCTGCT AGGCGCATCAGAAAAATCATGCAGAAGGACGCTGAGGTGGGCCGGATGGCGATGGCAGTTCCTGTAATCATAT CTCGGGCCTTGGAGATATTCCTGAAGTCTCTGCTGACCAAAACCTGCGTGATTACAGAGTCCAAGCTCAGCGCTGTTGTGTCTGTGGCTCACAT GAAGCAATGCATAGAGTCAGAAAAGCTCTTCCATTTTCTCAAAGACTTGGTAGCACAAACCACGCCTACAAGCCAGAAGGACAACAGAAGCATGAGTATGTGGCCTTTATACAG GAACAAACAGCATGAAGTTTCTGTTAAAAAACCACCTGAAGTGGAGGAAATGGCTCCGCAAGGTAGCCTCGACTCACTTGACAACGACTCGAGTGCCAGC GAGTCGGAGCTCTACATCTGCTTATGA